A stretch of the Polyangiaceae bacterium genome encodes the following:
- a CDS encoding protein kinase, which produces MSQSPRNVPPLGQGSVVNDRYEIRQSLGKGGMGEVFLAYDRSTQQPVALKVVREESRMPGDDEALRQELLLARSVSHPNVCRVHDLAPSPWGPILVMEHIAGQTLHTHIRRRKAQGGYTSDEFRKIASEAAAGLAAIHAQGLVHGDLKPGNVMVTNDRAIILDFGFAQERARLSARRPGAPPDGGTPNYMAPERLRSGGASPEDDMYALGLTLWEMWTCRVPEPGYRPRAKPMRSQIMFDVPAGLSVDEVKQVYRCLAEDPNMRPQARHVRFFNPTALTTSQVQIPRERLNPGPPLGRQAAESFMPGAQALMLTFATNAPEAPSTLFSLDKPLMTIGRRNNQDMLLPEATVSGAHAVIRWQAGSWVVEDAGSTNGTYADHSFDRKKSVALLHGGEVQLGECRLKLVSFQEGSPQHQRAKAYLGKRDGLTGLLRQEHLVRALKDDTSFAEWDGVPLTVARYHVRGPNRHVSERPTILEMLALRRAAQRVIELTEMLLLSVVPVTAGLNGPLRFAVAMTGPSIDEARHVVEQVVSQVQGLMPESLDLAATLVKCEPGQPVESLLES; this is translated from the coding sequence ATGTCCCAGTCCCCTCGAAACGTTCCGCCATTAGGGCAAGGCTCGGTGGTCAACGACCGCTACGAAATCCGCCAGAGCCTCGGCAAAGGTGGCATGGGCGAGGTGTTCCTCGCTTACGACCGCAGCACGCAGCAGCCGGTGGCGTTGAAGGTGGTGCGCGAGGAGTCGCGCATGCCCGGCGATGACGAAGCGCTCCGACAAGAGCTCCTGCTCGCCCGGTCGGTCAGCCACCCCAACGTGTGCCGGGTTCACGATCTGGCGCCGAGCCCGTGGGGACCGATCCTGGTTATGGAGCACATCGCCGGTCAGACGCTCCACACGCACATCCGTCGCCGCAAGGCCCAAGGTGGCTACACCTCGGACGAGTTTCGCAAGATCGCCAGCGAGGCTGCTGCCGGGCTCGCCGCGATCCACGCCCAGGGTCTGGTCCACGGGGATCTCAAGCCCGGCAACGTGATGGTGACCAACGATCGCGCCATCATCCTGGACTTCGGCTTCGCCCAGGAGCGCGCGCGGCTCAGCGCGCGTCGCCCCGGAGCACCTCCAGACGGCGGGACGCCGAACTACATGGCGCCGGAGCGGCTGCGCTCCGGCGGGGCCAGCCCCGAGGACGACATGTACGCGCTCGGGCTGACGCTCTGGGAGATGTGGACGTGTCGCGTCCCGGAGCCCGGGTACCGCCCGCGCGCCAAGCCGATGCGCTCGCAGATCATGTTCGACGTCCCGGCGGGGCTGTCGGTCGACGAGGTGAAGCAGGTCTACCGCTGCCTGGCGGAGGACCCGAACATGCGCCCGCAGGCCCGGCACGTGCGCTTCTTCAACCCGACGGCGCTCACCACCAGCCAGGTGCAGATCCCGCGCGAGCGCCTGAATCCAGGACCGCCGCTCGGCCGCCAAGCTGCGGAGTCCTTCATGCCCGGCGCCCAGGCGCTGATGTTGACCTTCGCCACGAACGCTCCCGAGGCGCCGTCCACACTGTTCTCGCTCGACAAGCCGCTGATGACCATCGGGCGTCGCAACAACCAGGACATGCTCTTGCCGGAGGCGACCGTCTCGGGCGCCCACGCCGTCATCCGCTGGCAGGCCGGCTCCTGGGTGGTGGAGGACGCCGGCAGCACCAACGGCACCTACGCGGACCACAGCTTCGATCGCAAGAAGAGCGTGGCGCTCTTGCACGGCGGCGAGGTGCAGCTGGGCGAGTGCCGCCTCAAGCTGGTGAGCTTCCAGGAGGGCTCGCCGCAGCACCAGCGCGCCAAGGCTTATCTGGGCAAGCGCGACGGACTGACCGGGTTGCTCCGTCAGGAGCACTTGGTGCGCGCGCTGAAGGACGACACCTCGTTCGCGGAGTGGGACGGAGTGCCGCTGACGGTGGCGCGCTACCACGTGCGCGGTCCCAACCGTCACGTCAGCGAGCGCCCGACCATCCTGGAGATGCTCGCGCTCAGACGCGCCGCGCAGCGGGTGATCGAGCTCACGGAGATGTTGCTCTTGAGCGTCGTCCCGGTCACCGCCGGGCTGAACGGCCCGCTGCGCTTCGCGGTGGCGATGACCGGGCCGAGCATCGACGAAGCTCGCCACGTGGTGGAGCAGGTCGTGTCCCAAGTACAGGGGCTGATGCCGGAGTCTCTGGACCTGGCGGCGACGTTGGTCAAGTGCGAACCAGGGCAGCCGGTCGAGTCGCTGCTCGAATCTTGA
- the sppA gene encoding signal peptide peptidase SppA, which produces MRIVFALFWNLVLLGLSPLRWLRRRFAAPRGAWLEVRIDGGLVEVARRVPFWQRRHQPVALQSLRRLVSVAAMDARVLGVLIRIESLRVGSARATSLRDVLLECRRAGKQVAVYLPHGGGTLAAYVASAADLVLLGPETHLELTGFAVEATYLKAALDRLGLEPEVFAKGRFKTAGEFLERKSMSEAQREQLGALLDVAHGALLDALATGREVEPDVARAWVEDGPWSAKGALEAGLIDGVVYPDELAKHLDSTRPNGAPILPAARYLRRRTPRFVPLRRPRHVAVIDVVGPIVSEAPLSLVPVAAEGPVCRTLELAQKDPRVSGVVVHVSSRGGSALASDRMLRALSMLAKDKPVAVYMGDVAASGGYMIAVGAPLIVAQPTTVTGSIGVVAARLVGEALLSKLGVAIEVVKRGEHADMMNPARRLSAGESRALARQLDDIYSSFLQAVARGRGRPVEQIEPLAGGRVWSGRDAHAHGLVDQLGGFDVALRDVLRRIGPGAEALEPVVIGPEHFRPPGPLARLVRGGSAALGLGSAVDLIAVALGEPRARAWLWSEVAGVGD; this is translated from the coding sequence GAGGTTCGCATCGACGGCGGGCTGGTCGAAGTCGCACGGCGCGTGCCGTTCTGGCAGCGGCGGCACCAGCCCGTCGCGCTCCAGTCCCTCAGACGTCTGGTGTCCGTGGCGGCGATGGATGCACGCGTCCTGGGCGTGTTGATCCGCATCGAGTCGCTGCGCGTGGGCAGCGCCCGAGCGACCTCGCTCCGCGACGTGCTCTTGGAGTGTCGGCGTGCTGGCAAGCAGGTCGCGGTGTACCTGCCGCACGGCGGCGGCACGCTCGCCGCCTACGTGGCCAGCGCGGCGGATCTGGTGCTGCTCGGACCGGAGACGCACCTCGAGCTGACCGGATTCGCGGTCGAGGCGACCTACCTCAAAGCAGCCCTCGACCGGCTGGGCCTCGAGCCCGAGGTGTTCGCCAAGGGGCGCTTCAAGACGGCCGGCGAGTTCCTGGAACGGAAGAGCATGAGCGAGGCGCAGCGCGAACAGCTCGGCGCCCTGCTCGACGTCGCCCACGGCGCGCTGCTCGACGCGCTCGCCACGGGGCGCGAGGTCGAGCCGGACGTGGCGCGAGCTTGGGTCGAGGACGGGCCGTGGTCGGCCAAGGGAGCGCTGGAAGCCGGCCTGATCGATGGCGTCGTGTATCCCGACGAGCTGGCGAAGCACCTGGACTCCACCCGGCCGAACGGGGCGCCGATCCTCCCTGCGGCCCGCTACCTCCGGCGCCGCACGCCGCGCTTCGTTCCGCTCCGGCGTCCGCGCCACGTAGCTGTGATCGACGTCGTGGGGCCAATCGTCTCCGAGGCACCGCTGTCCCTCGTGCCCGTGGCCGCCGAGGGGCCGGTGTGTCGCACGCTCGAGCTCGCGCAGAAGGATCCCCGCGTGAGCGGAGTCGTCGTCCACGTCAGCTCGCGCGGCGGCAGCGCGCTGGCCAGCGACCGCATGCTGCGCGCCCTGTCGATGCTGGCCAAGGACAAACCCGTCGCCGTGTACATGGGGGACGTCGCTGCCAGCGGTGGCTACATGATCGCGGTCGGTGCACCGCTCATCGTCGCGCAGCCCACCACGGTCACCGGTAGCATCGGCGTCGTGGCGGCTCGGCTCGTGGGGGAGGCGCTGCTGTCGAAGCTGGGCGTCGCCATCGAGGTGGTGAAGCGCGGCGAGCACGCCGACATGATGAATCCGGCGCGCAGGCTCTCCGCCGGAGAGTCCCGCGCGCTCGCCCGCCAGCTCGACGACATCTACTCGAGCTTCCTCCAAGCCGTCGCGCGGGGGCGCGGCAGACCCGTCGAGCAGATCGAGCCGCTCGCGGGCGGGCGCGTCTGGAGCGGTCGCGACGCCCACGCGCACGGCCTGGTGGATCAGCTCGGCGGCTTCGACGTGGCGCTCCGCGACGTGTTGCGCCGCATCGGCCCCGGCGCGGAGGCGCTCGAGCCCGTCGTAATCGGGCCCGAACATTTCCGCCCGCCGGGGCCGCTGGCCCGCCTCGTGCGCGGCGGCTCCGCCGCGCTCGGGCTCGGCTCCGCGGTAGACCTGATCGCGGTGGCGCTCGGCGAGCCGCGCGCGCGCGCCTGGCTGTGGAGCGAGGTGGCGGGGGTGGGGGACTGA